A window of the Salvelinus fontinalis isolate EN_2023a chromosome 26, ASM2944872v1, whole genome shotgun sequence genome harbors these coding sequences:
- the LOC129823927 gene encoding TLC domain-containing protein 4-B-like isoform X2: MASFSPLVLSIAATSFVTFQCLFHFVSPCVSARFCPGYRRLSPKHTIEWNSRTVSTFHALIVGLFCLYILLFDDAVNEDPVWGDPSLVKINVAITCGYLLSDMLLICYYWRAIGDKFFVIHHLAALYAYYYVLSIGMLPYFANFRLVAELSTPCVNQRWFFEVLGYPKKSLPNMVNGIAMTLSFFLVRIAVMPMYYSRMYAVYGTEPFYRVTFGGRCAWMGPSFCLDIMNVMWMHKMARGCISVLRSPGKVKVEKLQNGKVH; the protein is encoded by the exons ATGGCAAGCTTCTCTCCGCTGGTCCTGTCCATCGCTGCCACCAGCTTTGTGACGTTCCAGTGTCTGTTCCATTTTGTCAGTCCCTGTGTCTCTGCTCGGTTCTGCCCTGGGTACCGCCGTCTCAGCCCTAAACACACCATAGAGTGGAACTCCAG AACTGTGTCTACATTTCACGCCTTGATAGTGGGCCTTTTTTGTCTCTACATATTACTATTTGATGATGCCGTCAATGAAGACCCAGTCTG GGGAGATCCGTCACTGGTGAAAATAAATGTGGCCATAACCTGTGGCTACCTCCTATCAG ATATGCTGCTCATATGTTACTATTGGCGGGCGATAGGGGACAAGTTTTTTGTAATCCACCACCTGGCAGCACTGTATGCTTACTACTATGTACTG aGCATAGGAATGTTGCCTTATTTTGCTAACTTCCGCCTGGTCGCAGAGCTTTCCACTCCTTGTGTGAACCAGCG CTGGTTCTTTGAAGTGCTTGGTTACCCAAAGAAATCATTACCAAATATGGTCAACGGAATTGCCATGACGCTATCCTTCTTCCTGGTGAGGATAGCGGTCATGCCGATGTATTACAGCCGGATGTACGCCGTGTACGGGACAGAACCTTTCTACCGGGTGACTTTTGGTGGCCGTTGTGCCTGGATGGGCCCCAGTTTCTGTCTAGACATTATGAACGTCATGTGGATGCATAAAATGGCCCGCGGCTGCATTAGCGTCCTGCGCTCTCCCGGAAAGGTAAAAGTGGAAAAGCTACAGAATGGGAAAGTGCACTGA
- the LOC129823927 gene encoding TLC domain-containing protein 4-B-like isoform X1: MIRQFKIHSVLIIGYVKTSFVTFQCLFHFVSPCVSARFCPGYRRLSPKHTIEWNSRTVSTFHALIVGLFCLYILLFDDAVNEDPVWGDPSLVKINVAITCGYLLSDMLLICYYWRAIGDKFFVIHHLAALYAYYYVLSIGMLPYFANFRLVAELSTPCVNQRWFFEVLGYPKKSLPNMVNGIAMTLSFFLVRIAVMPMYYSRMYAVYGTEPFYRVTFGGRCAWMGPSFCLDIMNVMWMHKMARGCISVLRSPGKVKVEKLQNGKVH; this comes from the exons ATGATTAGGCAATTTAAAATCCATTCCGTTCTTATCATTGGCTATGTGAAAACAAG CTTTGTGACGTTCCAGTGTCTGTTCCATTTTGTCAGTCCCTGTGTCTCTGCTCGGTTCTGCCCTGGGTACCGCCGTCTCAGCCCTAAACACACCATAGAGTGGAACTCCAG AACTGTGTCTACATTTCACGCCTTGATAGTGGGCCTTTTTTGTCTCTACATATTACTATTTGATGATGCCGTCAATGAAGACCCAGTCTG GGGAGATCCGTCACTGGTGAAAATAAATGTGGCCATAACCTGTGGCTACCTCCTATCAG ATATGCTGCTCATATGTTACTATTGGCGGGCGATAGGGGACAAGTTTTTTGTAATCCACCACCTGGCAGCACTGTATGCTTACTACTATGTACTG aGCATAGGAATGTTGCCTTATTTTGCTAACTTCCGCCTGGTCGCAGAGCTTTCCACTCCTTGTGTGAACCAGCG CTGGTTCTTTGAAGTGCTTGGTTACCCAAAGAAATCATTACCAAATATGGTCAACGGAATTGCCATGACGCTATCCTTCTTCCTGGTGAGGATAGCGGTCATGCCGATGTATTACAGCCGGATGTACGCCGTGTACGGGACAGAACCTTTCTACCGGGTGACTTTTGGTGGCCGTTGTGCCTGGATGGGCCCCAGTTTCTGTCTAGACATTATGAACGTCATGTGGATGCATAAAATGGCCCGCGGCTGCATTAGCGTCCTGCGCTCTCCCGGAAAGGTAAAAGTGGAAAAGCTACAGAATGGGAAAGTGCACTGA